A section of the Maylandia zebra isolate NMK-2024a linkage group LG8, Mzebra_GT3a, whole genome shotgun sequence genome encodes:
- the LOC112433058 gene encoding fatty acid synthase-like yields MERVCEKCHYDGLPGLAVQWGAIGDVGVVLETMGGNDVVIGGTLPQRMASCLEVLDFFLCQQHPVVSSFVLAERTVVKSEAGNQKDLGGRCSSHSRCAGCQQSEC; encoded by the exons ATGGAGCGCGTGTGTGAGAAGTGCCACTATGATGGCCTGCCTGGACTTGCAGTCCAGTGGGGTGCCATTGGTGATGTTGGGGTGGTTCTAGAGACCATGGGTGGGAATGACGTTGTGATCGGTGGCACCCTCCCGCAGCGCATGGCCTCCTGTCTGGAAGTGCTGGACTTCTTCCTGTGCCAGCAGCACCCAGTGGTGTCCAGCTTTGTGCTGGCGGAGAGGACGGTCGTAAAGAGTGAAGCAGGAAACCAGAAAGACTTGGGTGGACGCTGTAGCTCACATTCTAG GTGTGCGGGATGTCAGCAGTCTGAATGCTGA